The Aquila chrysaetos chrysaetos chromosome 16, bAquChr1.4, whole genome shotgun sequence genome has a segment encoding these proteins:
- the FBXO3 gene encoding F-box only protein 3 encodes MAAPLDMEASSLSLELLPTDPLLLILSFLDYRDLMSCCYLSRRLNQLSSHDPLWKRHCKKYWLISEEEKSQRNQSWKAIFISTYSDLGRYIRYYATLKKAWDDLEKYLGQRCPRMIGSLKESVREEDLDAVEAQIGCKLPDDYRCSFRIHNGQKLVVPGLMGSMALSNHYRSEDLLDIDTAAGGFQQRLGLKQCLPLTFCIHTGLSQYMALESVEGRNKYEIFYQCPDQMARNPSAIDMFITGTSYLEWFTSYVNKVVTGGYPIIRDQIFRYVHDKECVATTGDITVSVSTSFLPELSSVHPPHYFFTYRIRIEMSKDALPEKACQLDSRYWRITNAKGDVEEVQGPGVVGEFPIISPGRVYEYTSCTTFSTTSGYMEGYYTFHCLYYKDKFFNVTIPRFHMVCPTFKVSTARMETNHNEYAVDEDEDSTDTDEYEDRRRVLDIPAPSGRCPRHT; translated from the exons ATGGCGGCGCCCCTGGATATGGAAGCGTCGAGCCTCAGCTTGGAGCTGTTGCCGACCGATCCGTTGTTGCTTATCCTTAGCTTCCTCGATTACCGGGATTTGATGAG tTGCTGCTATTTAAGTCGAAGATTAAATCAGCTATCGAGCCATGATCCGTTGTGGAAGAGACACTGCAAGAAATACTGGCTTATTTCAGA agaggaaaaaagtcaacGAAATCAGAGCTGGAAAGCCATCTTCATCAGTACCTACTCTGACCTAGGAAGATATATCCGATACTATGCTACATTGAAAAAAGCCTGGGATGACCTAGAGAAGTACTTAGGACAGCGGTGTCCTCGGATGATTGGTTCTTTGAAAG AGAGCGTGCGGGAGGAAGATCTAGATGCGGTGGAAGCGCAAATAGGTTGCAAACTCCCTGATGACTATCGATGTTCATTTCGTATTCATAATGGACAGAAGCTAGTTGTTCCTGG TTTGATGGGAAGCATGGCACTGTCGAACCACTACCGCTCTGAAGACTTGTTGGATATCGACACAGCAGCTGGAGGTTTTCAGCAGAGGCTAGGTCTGAAGCAATGCCTTCCTCTTACTTTTTGCATTCATACTGGCCTGAGTCAATACATGGCCCTGGAGAGTGTGGAGGGACGAAATAAATATGAGATCTTCTATCAATGTCCA GACCAAATGGCTCGCAATCCATCTGCTATTGATATGTTCATTACAG GTACATCTTACTTGGAATGGTTTACATCCTATGTAAACAAAGTTGTAACTGGTGGTTATCCTATCATCAGAGACCAGATTTTCAG gtATGTGCATGATAAAGAATGTGTTGCTACCACAGGAGATATTACTGTTTCTGTGTCCACATCTTTTCTACCTGAACTCAGTTCTGTACATCCACCGCATTATTTCTTCACTTACAGAATCAG AATTGAAATGTCCAAAGATGCTCTTCCTGAGAAGGCTTGTCAGCTGGACAGTCGATACTGGAGAATAACAAATGCCAAAGGTGATGTAGAAGAAGTTCAGGGTCCCGGAGTAGTTG GGGAGTTTCCAATTATCAGTCCAGGGAGAGTCTATGAATATACCAGCTGTACTACGTTTTCCACAACATCTGGATATATGGAGGGGTATTACACCTTCCACTGCCTCTACTACAAGGACAAATTCTTTAACGTCACAATTCCCAGATTTCATATGGTGTGTCCAACATTCAAGGTGTCTACAGCACGAATG GAAACAAATCATAATGAATATGCAGTGGATGAAGACGAAGATTCCACAGACACTGATGAATACGAAGATCGACGTAGAGTGTTGGACATTCCTGCACCTTCTGGACGCTGCCCGCGTCATACCTGA